In Theileria annulata chromosome 3, complete sequence, *** SEQUENCING IN PROGRESS ***, the sequence TGGAAAGTACATTGCTCTCTTATTTTACCCATCCAAAATCTATTTAGTTGACTTAATCAATAATCCAAACCAAGGTAACAAACCAAATTTTACACTGATTTTAGGTAAAAAACCTTATACAATGTGGAAATTACTAATTTCTAACATTACCGACGTTAGAGCTTCATCGCACGGCGTTATTATCAAGTAATTTATACACTAGCTTAcctaattttacaatttaatctattaaaccttctaaaaattttacagGTGTGGTACTGAACAGTATCAAGTCCCATGCACAAGAGCTGAAATGATCAATAACATTTACAGCTGTTTCCAAAGAGCTATTAAACACTCTTCATCTCAGATAACCATTGGTCCTGAACTTTTCGcaaattaacaaattcaatttattttaatattcttcTAGTTAATACTTAGTAAAATTACCAAGATTCCACAGTTTCTTTACACACTATACCATTcaatacattttaataaattttatttttaaaatgaaataatgatttatttctttaaatatatgtattttttgtttattttgtCCAGTGTTTTCGCAATGAATCAGACTAAATCGAAGATTAACATCCCATACATATCACCAGTTAGGAACAACCCTAAAAGGTAGCTTTAATCATTGATGTGTGTTATGATATCTGTTTCAGGGGCGCTGTTATCCTAGACGGTTCCACTAACGGCAACGGTGAACTTCCTTTTGTTGAAATCGCAAACGCAGACGGCTACTTTTACAAATCTCCTCAAGGTATACATATTTTACCGActtcaaaattatatttattttacattccAATACTATTTATGCATTTAGATTATAAAGATACTTCCTACACTAAGAGGGAACGGGAACTTGAAGAACTACAGTCCAAAAGCATGAACCACCTTGACTTCCTCAGTCCACTAATAGGAAACCTCAGCAAcagaatataataaaattgaattaaattataaatgacaatatactttaattagaaaaaattcAAGGGGATTATGACTATTTGGAGGTATTTTCCAAAGTGGATGACATATGAAGATTCGAAAAAATTAGGCTAGACTTTAAActtatttacacattcaatTATGGATTGAGAGTTTGCAGCACCCATCTTCAGTGCAGCATATGAAGGCATGCATTTCTTGTCAAACGCCTCTGTCATATAAGAAGAAAATGGGCCCATACCCATAGACAAAACGGCAACCACCTGAAAGAATGTTTAATGAAAAGGTTTACATTTTTGTCCTTAACGTAGTATACTGCGAATTTGTGGGAGTCAACGTCGCCCTCAAATACTAGCTCCTCAGTTCCATCAATGACGCCGGCAAACCTGAAGAATTTAGATTTTTGAGAATAAAGTACCTAAAACCAGTCTTGAAAAAATTTGACCAGAAGAAGGGGATCATGTCCATCTTTGCAGGCTTATCGACCATGTTACTTGCGGCAACACGCCCATGTTGGAGTGCTACATTCCAGTGTTTGACTGAGACGGGTTTCCCTAAAATCACTAAAGCGATTGTTAGTTTACCTGTTCTATGGTACGGGTAACTCACCAGATCTCCAGAGGCAAACACATCTTTACAACCCTTACATCTATATTCTTTGTGACTCATGAATAGTACCTGAAAGCTTCATCGACTAGAACAGTTCCATTTTTAGCCAACTGTGCACATGGTAAAAGGGAAGTGTCAACTCTGGTACCCACACCCTCGATAACTACATCTGCCTTCAGagtagtattattatccaaaaCCACCTCATTAACTTTATTTCCACTCAAACTAAACGAAATTAAGCAAATAACACAATCGTTActtgtattttttaactGTGCATTTGGGAATGAATTTCACTCCGTTTTTTTCCATTAATTTAGCTACAACGTTTCCTACTCGTTTACCAACTATCGATTCCAATGGAGTTTCAGCCTAAAATTCAAACAATTAGCTAAATTTGGGataaattatgttaaaTGGATGGAATTGGAAGTTGTTTACTAACATTTGTTAAAACTGTCACGTTGGCTCCTGTGGACTTAAGGACAGACGAAAGTTCACAGCCGATAAAGTTTGCACCGACAATAACCtaaaaatatcaatatttaggttttaggaaaaatgatttaaaacTTTATATTTCTAGGCTTACGATATTTGAATTTGGCTTAACAAACTTCGACAACCCCTTAAAGTCATCTATGGTTCTTATGGTGAAAAGGTTATCATAATTATTGTTCTGGGATACAGGTAGCCTAGCGGAAAAATTGCCGGTGGCAACCAAaacctaaaattaaataaaatgaacGGGGATACTTTGTCATATTTCACTGTAGTTCCATCAGACAGGGTGATTGTATGATCCTTGTCGTTGACAAGGCGAACTGATTTTCCAGCATAGAATTCAATTTGGTTATTCTTATAAAATTCCTTTGGTCTTAGCGCCTGTTCGTCTGGAACTTTGTCATATTCTTTACTGAATGCTTTGGATAGGTAGGGTCGATAATATGGTAAATATTTCTCGTCGGCATACATTAATATGCGGCCTAACAGGGATAAAAAACTAACACATACCTTTAAATCCCTTAAGTCTCAGGGTTTCTGCTGCTGCGTGGGCTGAGGCTCCTCCTCCGCATATAACGAAAACTCTATTATCTCTTCCGTTGGATTTATCTCTCATCATATCCACTTCCAGCTAGAGGTTTTCATTATTTCGAAAACTCACCGGCAGTGGTGTTGGCGGAAGTAAAGCGTATAGTTTATCTTCCTGTACAACTGGCTCATATGTTGCTATTCCACCCATGCACGGGCCTGATAATTACTATAACCTCAAagaatcatttttaaactaGTAAATCTATTATGGAATCATACCATTTACACATGATCCGTCACTTAATTTGAACTTAGCGTTATGCCAAGGACAAATTAGGAGTTCGTCTGTTACTGCTCCTAACATGTTTTaactttttattaaaataccaTCGACGAATGAGGCAGAAAAATGTGGGCAGGAGCTCCCTGTAACATAGAAAGTTCCTTTAATCTTCGATACCAAAACTGTGTCCTTCcctattaataaaaataaatacacTTGTAAATTACCATTATAAACCTTAACTTGTTTAGATTCTCCATCTTTGAAGTCGGATAAACTTCCCAGTTCCACCTTATTGAATCCATTACAATAACTTTTGGctaaattgttttaataaaattgaaaagtTGGAAACTAACtttttaaagaataatatgataaataagAGATGGATAAGAAAGCGGGAACTCCGATATAAAAGGTGCTATCAAGCTTCCAGCCTTTATCGTTTGATGAGTTTACATAGGGATAAATGGCATTCCTTGAAGGTTTATATGGGCACAAGTTCTTTAAATTTCTGAATATAGTCTTTTCGAAAATCTTCATGACAGCAAGGGTgttttaacaaaaattgCTTGTAAACATTTTGACTCCACACATCATTACACGACAGcatgaaataaataaaaattttaaaatgagtTATGAAACttatatttgttttgtttttaattttatattttagttttattgaTATATCTATTTCCATGAAATTGAATGGTAATTCTAGTTGTTTGGTTAGGTTTCCgtttcatttattaaataatttctgTTTTATAAAGTtcaaatcattatttaatccTAGAATGAGTTCTACAAAGACTTCTGAAATCACTATAGATTTAGGTACGTTTTCTCATTctttgataattattttcagaTCCATTCTgttttaaacaatttgataaaaaggGTATAAATTACATACCGTACCCTAAGGAATCTTTCATCGAGAAGGTTTTTAACTCCACTAACTAATTTTGGGATTTAGGTTAGACATTCTGTTAGAAACGGCTCAGTTTTGAGGGACGGATACGCTCCGTTTTGTAAGCATCTAATTCTCAAAAACTTTACTGATGCAACCTGTGGATTTTTGGAGATCACGGACAAAAATTCTAGTCTACTAAGGTTGGTTTACACTAAGTTTAAAGTTATCAGGTCAGGTTACGTTTCAAGAACCGCCAACGAGGTTCCAGTTCTCAGTAGATGGTTTTCAAAGAGTGACGTATTAGAATACGTCAAAAGGGCAGAGTATCTAGACGTGATTCTATACTCAAGAGAACAAGTAATTAAGGAGTATAAAGCAATGCAAACCTACGAGGATGATTCCAAATTCCTCCATGATTATTACGTCATTTCAATAAAGCCTCAAGACGTGGATCACGAACTCCCAATGCTACCAATAACGTATTTTTcccaaattattttaatttttagcATCATGAGAAACGCACTGATTGATGAGGGCGGAAGCGGAGTCCCTATTGATAGAGAAAAGTACATGGAGTCTGTAAAATATTGGTCTAAACATGCAGTTTTATTAGAAGATTAATTTCTGATTTATATGGTACACGTTACATCTCTTGAGAATTCTTTTGATCGTGCTCTTTAATCATTTCTTCAAGATTcctataaaatttattatccaACTGGCTGGATTTGTATTACCTTGGCAACCTCCAGTTAGGCACTCTCTCCACGGCTCCATCAAACTCCTCAAAGAGGAAATTGAAGGGCGGAGACTTTAACTTCTCTAGCACTGCAGAGGTTAAATCCTCAGGGGTTGAAGCTGAAGAAGATAATGCGATATTTCTGGCTGATCCAACCAGTTCTTCAGTAACATCGTTGGCGTCAAATACAAGATATGACCTTATGTTTCTGTTCAAAGCAGCCTCCACTAGTCTT encodes:
- a CDS encoding ferrodoxin reductase-like protein, putative (Strong Pfam hits to pyr_redox (1.5e-14) and Rieske (3.4e-50) domains); this encodes MKIFEKTIFRNLKNLCPYKPSRNAIYPYVNSSNDKGWKLDSTFYIGVPAFLSISYLSYYSLKTKSYCNGFNKVELGSLSDFKDGESKQVKVYNGKDTVLVSKIKGTFYVTGSSCPHFSASFVDGAVTDELLICPWHNAKFKLSDGSCVNGPCMGGIATYEPVVQEDKLYALLPPTPLPLEVDMMRDKSNGRDNRVFVICGGGASAHAAAETLRLKGFKGRILMYADEKYLPYYRPYLSKAFSKEYDKVPDEQALRPKEFYKNNQIEFYAGKSVRLVNDKDHTITLSDGTTVKYDKVLVATGNFSARLPVSQNNNYDNLFTIRTIDDFKGLSKFVKPNSNIVIVGANFIGCELSSVLKSTGANVTVLTNAETPLESIVGKRVGNVVAKLMEKNGVKFIPKCTVKKYNLSGNKVNEVVLDNNTTLKADVVIEGVGTRVDTSLLPCAQLAKNGTVLVDEAFRCKGCKDVFASGDLVSYPYHRTGKPVSVKHWNVALQHGRVAASNMVDKPAKMDMIPFFWSNFFKTGFRFAGVIDGTEELVFEGDVDSHKFAVYYVKDKNVVAVLSMGMGPFSSYMTEAFDKKCMPSYAALKMGAANSQSIIECVNKFKV
- a CDS encoding uncharacterized protein (Signal peptide predicted for TA17655 by SignalP 2.0 HMM (Signal peptide probability 0.763, signal anchor probability 0.000) with cleavage site probability 0.476 between residues 18 and 19) encodes the protein MYFLFILSSVFAMNQTKSKINIPYISPVRNNPKRGAVILDGSTNGNGELPFVEIANADGYFYKSPQDYKDTSYTKRERELEELQSKSMNHLDFLSPLIGNLSNRI